A region of Streptomyces sp. NBC_01267 DNA encodes the following proteins:
- a CDS encoding RNA polymerase sigma-70 factor — MTEDPFVAHRSLLFTVAYEMLGSAADAEDVLQESWLRWADIDRSQVRDPRAYLVRTVTRQALNRLRTLSRSREEYVGEWLPEPLLTSPDVAEDVELAESVSIALLTVLETLGPTERAVFVLREVFEVPYNEIAEATGKSAAAVRQIARRAREHVAARRPRVQVSRSEQRAVVERFLLALRTGQLHELMEVMAPDVVLIADGGGLVPAVLAPIHGAGPVAQLLARVNRVVAAFAMTTVSLNGAPAVRIEIDGQPSAVSLLVEDGRITRIYAIRNPRKLTRLDEPSQLAR, encoded by the coding sequence GTGACCGAGGATCCGTTCGTCGCCCATCGCAGCCTGCTGTTCACGGTCGCCTACGAGATGCTCGGGTCGGCGGCCGATGCGGAGGACGTGCTGCAGGAGTCCTGGCTGCGGTGGGCCGACATCGACCGGTCGCAGGTGCGCGATCCGCGGGCGTACCTCGTCCGGACCGTCACCCGGCAAGCGCTCAACCGGTTGCGTACGTTGTCGCGCAGCCGCGAGGAGTACGTCGGCGAGTGGCTGCCGGAACCGCTGCTGACCAGCCCTGATGTCGCCGAGGACGTCGAACTCGCGGAGAGTGTCTCGATCGCACTGCTCACCGTGCTGGAAACGCTCGGACCGACGGAGCGGGCGGTGTTCGTGCTCCGGGAGGTCTTCGAGGTCCCGTACAACGAGATCGCCGAGGCCACCGGGAAGTCCGCAGCCGCGGTGCGGCAGATCGCGCGGCGGGCCCGCGAGCACGTGGCGGCCCGGCGGCCACGGGTGCAGGTGAGCCGGTCCGAGCAGCGGGCCGTGGTGGAGCGGTTCCTGCTGGCGTTGCGCACCGGCCAGTTGCACGAGCTGATGGAGGTCATGGCACCGGACGTGGTGCTGATCGCCGACGGTGGCGGGCTGGTACCCGCCGTGCTGGCTCCGATCCACGGAGCCGGACCGGTGGCGCAGTTGCTCGCGCGGGTGAACCGCGTGGTGGCCGCGTTCGCGATGACGACCGTGTCGCTCAACGGCGCGCCTGCGGTCCGTATCGAGATCGACGGCCAACCGTCCGCGGTGAGCCTTCTGGTGGAGGACGGCCGGATCACCCGGATCTACGCGATCAGGAACCCGCGGAAGCTGACGCGACTGGACGAACCGTCTCAACTCGCCAGGTGA
- a CDS encoding carboxymuconolactone decarboxylase family protein has product MALRIPKAELPTELKEEMIKRFGATAEPVEATWHNPEVSLASSEFGGKVGAWQAADEGLKSYAHMAVAAQVGCGWCLDIGYFHAQNQDLDLAKASQVPRWRESEVFTPLERDVLEYAEAMTNTPPTVTDELYAGLLDRLGPSAMVELTAYIAYVNLATRNNVAHGVESQGFSTACEIPLAVRPGNTGGASTA; this is encoded by the coding sequence ATGGCGCTACGCATACCGAAGGCCGAGCTCCCCACCGAGCTCAAGGAAGAAATGATCAAGCGGTTCGGCGCTACGGCCGAACCCGTCGAGGCGACCTGGCACAACCCCGAAGTCTCCCTTGCCAGCTCTGAGTTCGGGGGCAAGGTGGGCGCGTGGCAGGCGGCCGACGAGGGCCTCAAGTCGTACGCGCACATGGCCGTCGCGGCCCAGGTCGGCTGCGGCTGGTGCCTCGACATCGGCTACTTCCACGCGCAGAACCAGGACTTGGACCTGGCCAAGGCGAGTCAGGTGCCGCGCTGGCGGGAGTCGGAGGTCTTCACACCGCTGGAGCGCGACGTGCTGGAGTACGCCGAGGCCATGACGAACACGCCGCCGACCGTTACCGACGAGCTGTACGCGGGCCTGCTCGACCGGCTCGGCCCGTCGGCGATGGTCGAACTCACCGCGTACATCGCCTACGTCAACCTCGCGACCAGGAACAACGTGGCGCACGGGGTCGAGTCGCAGGGCTTCTCCACCGCGTGCGAGATTCCGCTGGCCGTTCGTCCTGGGAACACCGGCGGAGCGTCGACGGCGTGA
- a CDS encoding dihydrofolate reductase family protein produces MRIVISEFMSLDGVVQAPGGPDEDTDGGFAHGGWSHRFFDPEVVGGAFDDALTQAGALLFGRRTWQSMAAAWPERAGDPFADRMNAIPKYVVTREPGDPGRTWPNSTRIPGDESVTRIRELRAAEGGDLLVMGSPTLVRTLLHEGLVDELRLVIMPVIVGGGKSIFPGDGALHALELVSTVTSGTGVHVCTYRPVAEG; encoded by the coding sequence GTGCGCATCGTCATCAGTGAGTTCATGAGCCTGGACGGCGTCGTACAGGCGCCGGGCGGTCCCGACGAGGACACCGACGGCGGCTTCGCGCACGGTGGCTGGTCCCACCGCTTCTTCGATCCGGAGGTGGTGGGTGGCGCCTTCGACGACGCGTTGACGCAGGCCGGGGCTCTGCTGTTCGGCCGCCGTACGTGGCAGTCGATGGCCGCGGCGTGGCCCGAGCGTGCGGGCGACCCGTTCGCCGACCGGATGAACGCCATCCCGAAGTACGTCGTGACCCGGGAGCCGGGCGACCCCGGCCGGACCTGGCCGAACAGCACACGCATCCCCGGCGACGAGTCCGTCACCCGCATCCGGGAGCTGCGCGCGGCCGAGGGCGGTGACCTGTTGGTCATGGGGAGCCCCACCCTCGTACGCACCCTGCTGCACGAGGGTCTGGTCGACGAGTTGCGGCTCGTGATCATGCCGGTGATCGTCGGCGGCGGTAAGTCGATCTTCCCCGGCGACGGCGCGCTCCACGCACTCGAACTGGTCTCGACCGTCACCAGCGGGACCGGCGTGCATGTGTGCACCTACCGGCCGGTCGCCGAGGGGTGA
- a CDS encoding MFS transporter, producing MFLTGFAALAVVPTLPVAARDLHGVSLYPLVAGCFVAASLLGGVLGGDWADRAGARRPLAAGVVLAVVTLLVSATSTTIWQLAAGRFLDGVAAGMVAVSINAAIAQSYPERLRPRALSMMASCWIVPSLAGPPLAGLVAAWWSWRVVFFGLAVLTVIPSLAVVALLRGRSGQTGTAPSGGSGPRPALLVAGAVSVGAALAQYAVSGWDVRHLLSAVAGLALLVVFTPRLLPRGTGRAARGLPAAVLLRGLSSGAYFTLEAFVPLLLATSRRVPPVATGLAFTGAAVAWAASSWVQGHLLDRRPRHHLVTAGAVVMAAAVALAAAGTHPAMPALTAASAMVVAAVGMGVLAPSLTLLSLSHSPPGRQGYASSSMQTSQNLGQIAVMGIASALFNACLGFGSADLAGYAAAFGLLIVPCALAAVLASRARVDGPAV from the coding sequence ATGTTCCTGACCGGGTTCGCCGCGCTCGCGGTGGTGCCCACCCTGCCGGTGGCCGCACGGGACCTGCACGGGGTGTCGCTCTACCCGCTGGTGGCGGGCTGTTTCGTGGCCGCGAGCCTGCTCGGCGGGGTGCTGGGCGGGGACTGGGCGGACCGCGCCGGGGCGCGCCGTCCGCTGGCGGCGGGGGTGGTGCTGGCGGTGGTCACCCTGCTGGTCTCGGCGACCAGTACGACGATCTGGCAGCTGGCGGCCGGGCGCTTCCTGGACGGGGTGGCGGCCGGGATGGTGGCGGTGTCCATCAATGCCGCCATCGCCCAGTCCTACCCCGAGCGCCTGCGCCCGCGCGCCCTGTCGATGATGGCGAGCTGCTGGATCGTCCCGTCGCTGGCCGGTCCGCCGCTGGCCGGGCTGGTGGCGGCCTGGTGGTCCTGGCGGGTGGTGTTCTTCGGCCTGGCCGTCCTGACCGTGATTCCGTCGCTTGCCGTGGTGGCCCTGCTGCGCGGCCGTTCCGGGCAGACCGGGACGGCGCCGTCCGGGGGCAGCGGGCCGCGTCCCGCGCTGCTGGTCGCGGGAGCCGTGAGCGTGGGTGCGGCGCTGGCGCAGTACGCCGTGTCCGGCTGGGACGTGCGCCATCTGCTGTCCGCGGTGGCGGGGCTCGCGCTGCTGGTGGTGTTCACCCCACGGCTGCTGCCCCGGGGCACGGGGCGCGCGGCGCGCGGCCTGCCCGCCGCGGTGCTGCTGCGCGGCCTCAGCTCGGGGGCGTACTTCACGTTGGAGGCCTTCGTACCGCTGCTGCTCGCCACCTCCCGGCGGGTGCCGCCGGTGGCCACCGGGCTGGCCTTCACGGGCGCCGCCGTGGCCTGGGCGGCATCGTCCTGGGTGCAGGGCCACCTGCTGGACCGCCGGCCCCGCCACCACCTGGTCACGGCGGGTGCGGTGGTGATGGCCGCGGCGGTCGCGCTCGCGGCGGCCGGGACACATCCCGCGATGCCCGCGCTCACCGCCGCCTCGGCCATGGTCGTCGCGGCCGTCGGCATGGGCGTGCTCGCCCCCTCCCTCACTCTGCTCTCGCTCTCCCACAGCCCGCCGGGACGGCAGGGCTATGCCAGCAGCTCGATGCAGACCAGCCAGAACCTGGGCCAGATCGCGGTCATGGGCATCGCGTCCGCCCTGTTCAACGCCTGCCTGGGCTTCGGCTCGGCCGATCTGGCGGGCTACGCCGCCGCGTTCGGGCTGCTGATCGTGCCGTGCGCCCTGGCCGCCGTGCTCGCTTCCCGCGCCCGTGTGGACGGACCCGCTGTGTGA
- a CDS encoding sugar O-acetyltransferase — protein sequence MTSQKQRMLAGELYLADDPELAADALRAAVLSEQFNATSAADPEGRRTALAELLGKVGEDCEVRPPLRVDYGSGITIGPRTFINFGAVLLDVAAITIGADVQIGPNVQLLTPTHPVDPEPRRAKWEAAQPITIGDNVWLGGGVIVCPGVTIGENTVVGAGSVVTKDLPANVVAVGNPARVVREI from the coding sequence ATGACCAGTCAGAAGCAGCGCATGCTCGCAGGCGAGCTCTACCTCGCCGACGACCCCGAGCTGGCCGCCGACGCGCTGCGCGCGGCCGTGCTCAGCGAGCAGTTCAACGCCACGTCCGCGGCCGATCCGGAAGGCCGCAGGACCGCACTCGCCGAACTCCTCGGCAAGGTGGGCGAGGACTGCGAGGTACGGCCGCCGCTACGGGTGGACTACGGCAGCGGGATCACCATCGGGCCGCGCACCTTCATCAACTTCGGTGCCGTCCTGCTCGACGTGGCGGCGATCACGATCGGCGCCGACGTACAGATCGGCCCGAACGTCCAGCTCCTCACCCCGACCCACCCGGTCGACCCCGAGCCGCGCCGCGCCAAGTGGGAGGCGGCGCAGCCGATCACCATCGGGGACAACGTCTGGCTCGGCGGCGGCGTCATCGTCTGCCCCGGTGTGACGATCGGCGAGAACACCGTCGTCGGTGCCGGCTCGGTCGTCACCAAGGACCTGCCCGCGAATGTGGTCGCGGTCGGCAACCCGGCCCGGGTCGTACGGGAGATCTGA
- a CDS encoding HAD family hydrolase, translating into MIRENLRDRIRSTRSVLLGFDGPICRLFARHEALGVAAGMRQFLAERGVDLAPGTAPETAGPHDILRAVGALHPGSALIVDLEEWLARQEQLAVPGAWPTMYADGVMRTWSASGCRLAVTTDNSARAVHAYLAARSLSECFGPHIHGRTADIQLLKPHPHTLEKALAGLDADRSSTLVVGDTVTDLEAAQEAGLAFLGYATNDRSVDELASAGADLVLNTWEPVLDILWGR; encoded by the coding sequence GTGATCCGTGAGAACCTCCGAGACCGGATCAGGTCGACCCGCTCCGTGCTGTTGGGTTTCGACGGTCCGATCTGCCGGCTGTTCGCCCGCCACGAGGCGCTGGGGGTGGCCGCCGGGATGCGGCAGTTCCTGGCGGAGCGCGGGGTGGACCTGGCTCCGGGCACGGCCCCGGAGACCGCCGGCCCGCACGACATCCTGCGGGCGGTGGGCGCGCTCCACCCGGGCAGCGCACTGATCGTGGACCTGGAGGAGTGGCTGGCCCGGCAGGAGCAGCTGGCCGTCCCCGGGGCCTGGCCCACGATGTACGCGGACGGGGTGATGCGGACCTGGTCCGCGAGCGGCTGCCGGCTGGCGGTCACCACGGACAACTCGGCCCGCGCGGTGCACGCGTACCTCGCGGCGCGGTCGCTGTCCGAGTGTTTCGGCCCGCACATCCACGGCCGCACGGCGGACATCCAGCTGCTCAAGCCGCACCCGCACACCCTGGAGAAGGCCCTGGCAGGCCTGGACGCCGACCGGTCCTCGACGCTGGTGGTCGGCGACACGGTGACGGACCTCGAGGCGGCCCAGGAGGCCGGTCTGGCGTTCCTCGGCTACGCGACGAACGACCGCAGCGTCGACGAACTGGCCTCGGCTGGTGCGGACTTGGTCCTCAACACCTGGGAGCCGGTCCTGGACATCCTGTGGGGACGCTGA
- a CDS encoding GNAT family N-acetyltransferase, whose product MTVDVRTITESEFPDWLRALRTGFLRSPLVTDAEVELRRPRLDPPRTRGAFDEGRCVATFRSFPQEITVVGGASLRADAVSNVTVSPTHRRRGLLSRMMAADLAAAKERGDTLATLIAAEYPIYGRYGFGPATWVSDWTVDVARTGLDPRWSGPEDGGRIDLVDADDVRKTGPELHDRFRAGQPGAISRDERWWQIATGLHPLPDEPWTEPFHAVYRSASGQVEGMMTYRADDVWGDNKQPQDTATVSRMLAVTPAAQRALWHFLCSVDWITTVKSGHLGPDDLLPLLLPDPRAARLTTHADYLWVRLLDVVRALEARTYPVSGTLVLDVRDADGLSAGRYRLDASPDGATCAPTTGSADVTLDVRELGALYLGDESALRLAALGRISEETPGAVAVTEALFRTAARPWCPDVF is encoded by the coding sequence ATGACTGTCGACGTCCGCACGATCACCGAATCCGAGTTCCCCGACTGGTTGCGGGCCCTGCGCACCGGCTTTCTGCGCTCGCCCCTGGTCACGGACGCCGAGGTCGAACTGCGCCGCCCGCGCCTCGACCCGCCGCGCACCCGGGGCGCGTTCGACGAAGGGCGCTGTGTGGCGACCTTCCGGTCGTTCCCGCAGGAGATCACCGTCGTCGGCGGGGCCTCGCTCCGGGCGGACGCGGTCTCCAACGTGACGGTCTCGCCCACGCACCGCCGCCGTGGCCTGCTCAGCCGCATGATGGCCGCGGACCTGGCCGCCGCGAAGGAGCGCGGGGACACACTGGCGACGCTGATCGCCGCCGAGTACCCGATCTACGGGCGGTACGGATTCGGGCCCGCCACCTGGGTCAGCGACTGGACGGTCGACGTGGCCCGGACGGGACTCGACCCGCGCTGGTCGGGGCCGGAGGACGGCGGCCGGATCGATCTGGTCGACGCCGACGACGTACGGAAGACGGGCCCCGAACTGCACGACCGCTTCCGGGCCGGGCAGCCCGGTGCGATCAGCCGCGACGAGCGCTGGTGGCAGATCGCCACCGGTCTCCACCCGCTGCCCGACGAGCCCTGGACGGAACCCTTCCACGCGGTCTACCGCTCGGCGTCCGGCCAGGTCGAGGGGATGATGACGTACCGGGCCGACGACGTCTGGGGCGACAACAAGCAGCCGCAGGACACCGCGACCGTGAGCCGGATGCTGGCAGTGACCCCGGCCGCCCAGCGGGCCCTGTGGCACTTCCTCTGCTCGGTCGACTGGATCACCACGGTCAAATCCGGCCACCTGGGCCCCGACGACCTGCTCCCGCTGCTGCTGCCGGACCCGCGGGCGGCCAGGCTCACCACGCACGCGGACTATCTGTGGGTGCGGCTGCTGGATGTCGTACGGGCGCTGGAGGCCCGGACGTACCCGGTCTCCGGCACCCTGGTCCTGGACGTCCGGGACGCGGACGGCCTGTCGGCGGGCCGCTACCGGCTGGACGCGTCACCGGACGGCGCGACCTGCGCGCCGACCACCGGGTCGGCCGATGTCACGCTGGACGTACGGGAGTTGGGGGCCCTGTACCTCGGCGACGAGTCGGCGCTCCGGCTGGCGGCGCTCGGCCGCATCTCCGAGGAGACCCCGGGCGCGGTCGCGGTCACGGAGGCGCTGTTCCGTACGGCGGCCAGGCCCTGGTGCCCGGACGTCTTCTGA
- a CDS encoding asparaginase, producing the protein MTASSPAPLSPVLAEVVRSGFVEGRHRGSLVVLAADGSVEYALGDPSLPVFPRSSNKPMQAAAILRAGLDLAGERLALTSASHSGEGFHLALVRKMLGEYGLSEADLQCPADLPLDPVEAEAYLAAGQVRERVTMNCSGKHTAMLAVCARNGWPTDSYLDPAHPLQQLVLTVVEEAAGERVTAIGTDGCGAPLMALSLVGLARAFRTFVLAPEGSPERRVADAIRAHPEYVAGTRRPDTWLMRALPGTLSKMGAEAVQALALPDGRALAFKVDDGATRVLGPVLARTLERMGVDSPVLGRLADAPLFGGAAKVGEIRATV; encoded by the coding sequence ATGACCGCCAGTTCCCCTGCCCCGCTGTCCCCGGTTCTCGCGGAGGTCGTCCGGTCCGGCTTCGTCGAGGGGCGGCACCGGGGCTCGCTGGTGGTCCTCGCCGCCGACGGCAGCGTGGAGTACGCACTCGGCGACCCGTCACTGCCGGTCTTCCCGCGCTCCAGCAACAAGCCGATGCAGGCCGCCGCGATCCTGCGGGCCGGTCTGGATCTGGCGGGCGAGCGGCTGGCACTGACCTCGGCGAGCCACTCGGGCGAAGGCTTCCACCTGGCTCTCGTACGGAAGATGCTCGGCGAGTACGGGCTGAGCGAGGCCGATCTCCAGTGCCCGGCGGATCTGCCGCTGGACCCGGTCGAGGCCGAGGCGTACCTCGCGGCGGGTCAGGTCCGTGAGCGCGTCACCATGAACTGCTCGGGCAAGCACACCGCGATGCTGGCCGTCTGCGCGCGGAACGGCTGGCCCACCGACTCCTACCTCGACCCCGCGCACCCGCTCCAGCAGCTGGTGCTCACGGTGGTCGAGGAGGCCGCGGGCGAACGGGTCACCGCGATCGGTACGGACGGCTGCGGGGCGCCGCTGATGGCGCTGAGCCTGGTGGGTCTGGCCCGCGCGTTCCGTACGTTCGTCCTCGCCCCCGAGGGCTCGCCCGAGCGCCGGGTCGCGGACGCGATACGCGCCCACCCCGAGTACGTCGCGGGCACCCGCAGGCCCGACACCTGGCTGATGCGCGCCCTGCCCGGGACGCTGTCCAAGATGGGCGCCGAGGCGGTCCAGGCCCTGGCCCTGCCCGACGGCCGGGCGCTCGCCTTCAAGGTCGACGACGGCGCTACCCGGGTCCTCGGCCCGGTGCTGGCGCGGACCCTGGAGCGGATGGGCGTGGACAGCCCGGTGCTCGGCAGGCTGGCGGACGCACCGCTGTTCGGCGGCGCCGCCAAGGTCGGTGAAATTCGCGCGACAGTCTGA
- a CDS encoding RsiG family protein, translating into MSTSGIGRSPGPVSMTRISSVQRAPAPRSGTALPAVTEHDIGGLRLPELRTLRRDAQRDEADLSYVRRMLHGRIDILRAELSRRTGPESPVVDRLSEILADVPSSHRSSARHVTLSPPRSAENSKLATDMLAEVELSDLGARTDEELHTGMGRLVRYEQQVSRRRQHLQRTADDCSAEIARRYREGEAQVDDLLT; encoded by the coding sequence ATGAGCACATCTGGTATCGGGCGCTCGCCCGGTCCCGTGTCCATGACCCGGATCAGCTCCGTACAGCGAGCACCCGCACCGAGGTCGGGCACCGCGCTCCCGGCGGTCACCGAGCACGACATCGGCGGTCTGCGTCTGCCCGAGCTGCGTACGCTGCGCAGGGACGCCCAGCGGGACGAGGCCGATCTGAGCTACGTACGGCGGATGCTGCACGGGCGGATCGACATCCTCCGCGCCGAGCTCTCCCGGCGTACCGGCCCGGAGTCCCCGGTCGTCGACCGGCTCTCCGAGATCCTCGCGGACGTCCCCTCCTCGCACCGTTCGTCGGCCCGGCACGTCACGCTCTCCCCGCCGCGCAGCGCGGAGAACAGCAAGCTGGCCACCGACATGCTGGCCGAGGTGGAACTCTCCGACCTCGGCGCCCGTACGGACGAGGAACTGCACACCGGCATGGGCCGTCTGGTCCGCTACGAGCAGCAGGTCTCGCGCCGCAGGCAGCACCTCCAGCGGACCGCCGACGATTGCAGCGCGGAGATCGCCCGCAGGTACCGTGAAGGCGAAGCACAAGTAGACGACCTGCTCACCTGA